A DNA window from Leopardus geoffroyi isolate Oge1 chromosome A1, O.geoffroyi_Oge1_pat1.0, whole genome shotgun sequence contains the following coding sequences:
- the SLC9A3 gene encoding sodium/hydrogen exchanger 3 isoform X4, with the protein MSSEKIASLEFSHEGVKGFHLSHKVTSVVPESALLIVLGLVLGGIVWAADHIASFTLTPTVFFFYLLPPIVLDAGYFMPNRLFFGNLGTILLYAVVGTVWNAATTGLSLYGVFLSGLMGDLKVGLLDFLLFGSLIAAVDPVAVLAVFEEVHVNEVLFIIVFGESLLNDAVTVVLYNVFESFVTLGGDKVTGVDCVKGIVSFFVVSLGGTLVGVVFAFLLSLVTRFTKHVRIIEPGFVFVISYLSYLTSEMLSLSAILAITFCGICCQKYVKANISEQSATTVRYTMKMLASGAETIIFMFLGISAVNPGIWKWNTAFVLLTLVFISVYRAIGVVLQTWVLNRYRMVQLEIIDQVVMSYGGLRGAVAFALVVLLDERKVKERNLFVSTTIIVVFFTVVFQGLTIKPLVQWLKVKRSQHREPKLNEKLHGRAFDHILSAIEDISGQIGHNYLRDKWSNFDRKFLSKILMRRSAQKSRDRILNVFHELNLKDAISYVAEGERRGSLAFIRSPSTDNMVNVDFSTPRPSTVEASVSYLLRENVSAVCLDMQSLEQRRRSIRDTEDMATHHTLQQYLYKPRQEYKHLYSRHELTPNEDEKQDKEIFHRTMRKRLESFKSAKLGINQNKKAAKLYKRERAQKRRNSSIPNGKLPMESPVHNFAIKEKDLELSDPEEAPDYGAEMGGGIEFLANVTQDTTATDSPSGDTGSDVPLTGRSSPPAAEKPPLPARSQWPHAPSPAPPAEGPPAEAPPAEAPPTAPPDREPGAGPERRGLPGAHARSAAARRVHSRRSFQRPRARRRPALLKLSSLPPSCHAPPHALEQEETPL; encoded by the exons ATGTCCTCAGAGAAAATAGCCTCGCTGGAATTTTCACACGAAGGGGTAAAAG gcTTCCACCTGTCACACAAGGTCACCAGCGTCGTCCCCGAGAGTGCACTGCTCATCGTGCTGGGCCTGGTGCTGGGCGGCATCGTCTGGGCGGCCGACCACATCGCCTCCTTCACACTCACCCCCACTGTCTTCTTCTTCTACCTGCTGCCCCCCATCGTGCTGGACGCCGGCTACTTCATGCCCAACCGGCTCTTCTTTGGCAACCTGGGCACCATCCTCCTGTACGCCGTCGTGGGCACCGTGTGGAATGCGGCCACCACCGGGCTGTCCCTCTACGGCGTCTTCCTCAGCGGCCTGATGG GAGACCTGAAGGTCGGGCTGCTGGATTTCCTCCTGTTCGGGAGCCTGATAGCCGCCGTGGACCCGGTGGCCGTCCTGGCTGTGTTCGAGGAGGTGCACGTCAACGAGGTCCTATTCATCATCGTCTTTGGGGAGTCACTGCTGAACGACGCCGTCACTGTG GTCCTCTACAACGTGTTCGAATCTTTCGTGACGCTGGGTGGTGACAAGGTGACTGGTGTGGATTGCGTGAAAGGCATAG TGTCCTTCTTCGTGGTGAGCCTGGGGGGCACGCTTGTGGGGGTCGTCTTCGCCTTCCTGCTGTCGCTGGTGACCCGCTTCACCAAGCACGTGCGCATCATCGAGCCCGGCTTCGTCTTCGTCATCTCCTACCTGTCCTACCTCACCTCCGAGATGCTGTCACTGTCGGCCATCCTGGC CATCACCTTCTGCGGCATCTGCTGTCAGAAGTACGTGAAGGCCAACATCTCGGAACAGTCAGCCACCACCGTGCGCTACACCATGAAGATGCTGGCCAGTGGGGCAGAGACCATCATCTTCATGTTCCTGGGCATCTCAGCCGTGAACCCCGGCATCTGGAAGTGGAACACGGCCTTTGTGCTCCTGACACTGGTCTTCATCTCCGTGTACCGGGCCATTG GTGTGGTCCTGCAGACCTGGGTCCTGAACCGGTACCGGATGGTGCAGCTGGAAATCATAGACCAGGTGGTCATGTCCTACGGCGGCCTGCGCGGGGCCGTGGCCTTCGCTCTGGTCGTCCTTCTGGACGAGCGGAAGGTGAAGGAGCGGAACCTCTTCGTCAGCACCACCATCATCGTGGTCTTCTTCACGGTCGTCTTCCAG GGCCTGACCATCAAGCCCCTGGTGCAGTGGCTGAAGGTGAAAAGGAGCCAGCACCGGGAGCCCAAACTCAATGAGAAGCTGCATGGCCGG GCTTTCGACCACATCCTCTCTGCCATCGAGGATATATCAGGGCAAATTGGACACAACTATCTCAGAGATAA GTGGTCCAATTTCGATAGGAAATTCCTTAGCAAAATCCTTATGAGAAGGTCGGCACAGAAGTCACGAGATCGGATTCTGAATGTTTTCCACGAACTCAACTTGAAAGATGCCATTAGCTATGTGGCTGAG GGAGAACGCCGTGGGTCCCTGGCCTTCATCCGCTCCCCCAGCACTGACAACATGGTCAACGTGGACTTCAGCACACCGCGGCCCTCAACTGTGGAGGCCTCTGTCTCCTATCTCCT GAGGGAGAACGTCAGTGCCGTGTGCCTGGATATGCAGTCCctggagcagagaaggaggagcaTCCGTGACACAGAGGACATGGCCACTCACCACACGCTGCAGCAGTACCTGTACAAGCCCCGGCAGGAG tacaAGCATCTCTACAGTCGGCACGAGCTAACTCCCAACGAGGACGAGAAGCAGGACAAGGAGATCTTCCACAGGACCATGCGGAAGCGCCTGGAATCCTTCAAGTCGGCCAAGCTTGGGATCAATCAGAACAAGAAGGCAGCGAAGCTGTACAAGAGGGAACGTGCCCAGAAGCGG aGAAATAGCAGCATTCCCAATGGGAAACTGCCCATGGAGAGCCCCGTGCACAATTTCGCCATTAAGGAGAAAG ATTTGGAACTTTCAGACCCAGAGGAGGCCCCGGACTACGGTGCTGAAATGGGTGGAGGGATCGAGTTCCTGGCAAACGTCACACAGGACACCACGGCGACAGACTCCCCCTCAG GTGACACGGGCTCCGACGTGCCGCTGACCGGACGCTCGTCCCCTCCCGCCGCCGAGAAGCCCCCGCTCCCCGCGCGGTCCCAGTGGCCGCACGCCCcgagccccgcccctcccgccgaGGGCCCGCCCGCCGAGGCCCCGCCCGCCGAGGCCCCGCCCACAGCGCCCCCCGACCGcgagccgggggcggggccggagcgCCGTGGACTGCCGGGCGCGCACGCGCGCTCGGCGGCGGCGCGCCGCGTGCACAGCCGGCGCTCGTTCCAGCGGCCGCGCGCGCGCCGCCGCCCCGCGCTGCTCAAGCTCTCGTCCCTGCCGCCTTCGTGCCACGCGCCGCCGCACGCGCTGGAGCAGGAGGAGACGCCGCTGTGA
- the SLC9A3 gene encoding sodium/hydrogen exchanger 3 isoform X3 → MSGRGAPGPRCGLLLALLLALGALPRVRGVEEQSGGASQGFQVVSFKWHHVKDPYIIALWILVASLAKIGFHLSHKVTSVVPESALLIVLGLVLGGIVWAADHIASFTLTPTVFFFYLLPPIVLDAGYFMPNRLFFGNLGTILLYAVVGTVWNAATTGLSLYGVFLSGLMGDLKVGLLDFLLFGSLIAAVDPVAVLAVFEEVHVNEVLFIIVFGESLLNDAVTVVLYNVFESFVTLGGDKVTGVDCVKGIVSFFVVSLGGTLVGVVFAFLLSLVTRFTKHVRIIEPGFVFVISYLSYLTSEMLSLSAILAITFCGICCQKYVKANISEQSATTVRYTMKMLASGAETIIFMFLGISAVNPGIWKWNTAFVLLTLVFISVYRAIGVVLQTWVLNRYRMVQLEIIDQVVMSYGGLRGAVAFALVVLLDERKVKERNLFVSTTIIVVFFTVVFQGLTIKPLVQWLKVKRSQHREPKLNEKLHGRAFDHILSAIEDISGQIGHNYLRDKWSNFDRKFLSKILMRRSAQKSRDRILNVFHELNLKDAISYVAEGERRGSLAFIRSPSTDNMVNVDFSTPRPSTVEASVSYLLRENVSAVCLDMQSLEQRRRSIRDTEDMATHHTLQQYLYKPRQEYKHLYSRHELTPNEDEKQDKEIFHRTMRKRLESFKSAKLGINQNKKAAKLYKRERAQKRRNSSIPNGKLPMESPVHNFAIKEKDLELSDPEEAPDYGAEMGGGIEFLANVTQDTTATDSPSGIDNPVFSPDEDPSALSRVPPWLSPGETVVPSQRARVQIPCSPGNFHRLAPFRLSSKSVDSFLQADTPEEQPRTTLPESTHM, encoded by the exons gcTTCCACCTGTCACACAAGGTCACCAGCGTCGTCCCCGAGAGTGCACTGCTCATCGTGCTGGGCCTGGTGCTGGGCGGCATCGTCTGGGCGGCCGACCACATCGCCTCCTTCACACTCACCCCCACTGTCTTCTTCTTCTACCTGCTGCCCCCCATCGTGCTGGACGCCGGCTACTTCATGCCCAACCGGCTCTTCTTTGGCAACCTGGGCACCATCCTCCTGTACGCCGTCGTGGGCACCGTGTGGAATGCGGCCACCACCGGGCTGTCCCTCTACGGCGTCTTCCTCAGCGGCCTGATGG GAGACCTGAAGGTCGGGCTGCTGGATTTCCTCCTGTTCGGGAGCCTGATAGCCGCCGTGGACCCGGTGGCCGTCCTGGCTGTGTTCGAGGAGGTGCACGTCAACGAGGTCCTATTCATCATCGTCTTTGGGGAGTCACTGCTGAACGACGCCGTCACTGTG GTCCTCTACAACGTGTTCGAATCTTTCGTGACGCTGGGTGGTGACAAGGTGACTGGTGTGGATTGCGTGAAAGGCATAG TGTCCTTCTTCGTGGTGAGCCTGGGGGGCACGCTTGTGGGGGTCGTCTTCGCCTTCCTGCTGTCGCTGGTGACCCGCTTCACCAAGCACGTGCGCATCATCGAGCCCGGCTTCGTCTTCGTCATCTCCTACCTGTCCTACCTCACCTCCGAGATGCTGTCACTGTCGGCCATCCTGGC CATCACCTTCTGCGGCATCTGCTGTCAGAAGTACGTGAAGGCCAACATCTCGGAACAGTCAGCCACCACCGTGCGCTACACCATGAAGATGCTGGCCAGTGGGGCAGAGACCATCATCTTCATGTTCCTGGGCATCTCAGCCGTGAACCCCGGCATCTGGAAGTGGAACACGGCCTTTGTGCTCCTGACACTGGTCTTCATCTCCGTGTACCGGGCCATTG GTGTGGTCCTGCAGACCTGGGTCCTGAACCGGTACCGGATGGTGCAGCTGGAAATCATAGACCAGGTGGTCATGTCCTACGGCGGCCTGCGCGGGGCCGTGGCCTTCGCTCTGGTCGTCCTTCTGGACGAGCGGAAGGTGAAGGAGCGGAACCTCTTCGTCAGCACCACCATCATCGTGGTCTTCTTCACGGTCGTCTTCCAG GGCCTGACCATCAAGCCCCTGGTGCAGTGGCTGAAGGTGAAAAGGAGCCAGCACCGGGAGCCCAAACTCAATGAGAAGCTGCATGGCCGG GCTTTCGACCACATCCTCTCTGCCATCGAGGATATATCAGGGCAAATTGGACACAACTATCTCAGAGATAA GTGGTCCAATTTCGATAGGAAATTCCTTAGCAAAATCCTTATGAGAAGGTCGGCACAGAAGTCACGAGATCGGATTCTGAATGTTTTCCACGAACTCAACTTGAAAGATGCCATTAGCTATGTGGCTGAG GGAGAACGCCGTGGGTCCCTGGCCTTCATCCGCTCCCCCAGCACTGACAACATGGTCAACGTGGACTTCAGCACACCGCGGCCCTCAACTGTGGAGGCCTCTGTCTCCTATCTCCT GAGGGAGAACGTCAGTGCCGTGTGCCTGGATATGCAGTCCctggagcagagaaggaggagcaTCCGTGACACAGAGGACATGGCCACTCACCACACGCTGCAGCAGTACCTGTACAAGCCCCGGCAGGAG tacaAGCATCTCTACAGTCGGCACGAGCTAACTCCCAACGAGGACGAGAAGCAGGACAAGGAGATCTTCCACAGGACCATGCGGAAGCGCCTGGAATCCTTCAAGTCGGCCAAGCTTGGGATCAATCAGAACAAGAAGGCAGCGAAGCTGTACAAGAGGGAACGTGCCCAGAAGCGG aGAAATAGCAGCATTCCCAATGGGAAACTGCCCATGGAGAGCCCCGTGCACAATTTCGCCATTAAGGAGAAAG ATTTGGAACTTTCAGACCCAGAGGAGGCCCCGGACTACGGTGCTGAAATGGGTGGAGGGATCGAGTTCCTGGCAAACGTCACACAGGACACCACGGCGACAGACTCCCCCTCAG GGATTGACAACCCCGTGTTCTCCCCGGATGAGGACCCGAGCGCCCTCTCCAGGGTGCCACCCTGGCTGTCGCCAGGGGAGACTGTGGTGCCCTCCCAGAGGGCCCGTGTGCAGATCCCCTGCTCGCCGGGCAACTTCCACCGCCTGGCACCCTTCCGCCTCAGCAGCAAGTCCGTGGACTCCTTTCTGCAGGCCGACACCCCCGAGGAGCAGCCCCGCACGACCCTCCCCGAGTCCACGCACATGTAA
- the SLC9A3 gene encoding sodium/hydrogen exchanger 3 isoform X1, whose translation MSGRGAPGPRCGLLLALLLALGALPRVRGVEEQSGGASQGFQVVSFKWHHVKDPYIIALWILVASLAKIGFHLSHKVTSVVPESALLIVLGLVLGGIVWAADHIASFTLTPTVFFFYLLPPIVLDAGYFMPNRLFFGNLGTILLYAVVGTVWNAATTGLSLYGVFLSGLMGDLKVGLLDFLLFGSLIAAVDPVAVLAVFEEVHVNEVLFIIVFGESLLNDAVTVVLYNVFESFVTLGGDKVTGVDCVKGIVSFFVVSLGGTLVGVVFAFLLSLVTRFTKHVRIIEPGFVFVISYLSYLTSEMLSLSAILAITFCGICCQKYVKANISEQSATTVRYTMKMLASGAETIIFMFLGISAVNPGIWKWNTAFVLLTLVFISVYRAIGVVLQTWVLNRYRMVQLEIIDQVVMSYGGLRGAVAFALVVLLDERKVKERNLFVSTTIIVVFFTVVFQGLTIKPLVQWLKVKRSQHREPKLNEKLHGRAFDHILSAIEDISGQIGHNYLRDKWSNFDRKFLSKILMRRSAQKSRDRILNVFHELNLKDAISYVAEGERRGSLAFIRSPSTDNMVNVDFSTPRPSTVEASVSYLLRENVSAVCLDMQSLEQRRRSIRDTEDMATHHTLQQYLYKPRQEYKHLYSRHELTPNEDEKQDKEIFHRTMRKRLESFKSAKLGINQNKKAAKLYKRERAQKRRNSSIPNGKLPMESPVHNFAIKEKDLELSDPEEAPDYGAEMGGGIEFLANVTQDTTATDSPSGDTGSDVPLTGRSSPPAAEKPPLPARSQWPHAPSPAPPAEGPPAEAPPAEAPPTAPPDREPGAGPERRGLPGAHARSAAARRVHSRRSFQRPRARRRPALLKLSSLPPSCHAPPHALEQEETPL comes from the exons gcTTCCACCTGTCACACAAGGTCACCAGCGTCGTCCCCGAGAGTGCACTGCTCATCGTGCTGGGCCTGGTGCTGGGCGGCATCGTCTGGGCGGCCGACCACATCGCCTCCTTCACACTCACCCCCACTGTCTTCTTCTTCTACCTGCTGCCCCCCATCGTGCTGGACGCCGGCTACTTCATGCCCAACCGGCTCTTCTTTGGCAACCTGGGCACCATCCTCCTGTACGCCGTCGTGGGCACCGTGTGGAATGCGGCCACCACCGGGCTGTCCCTCTACGGCGTCTTCCTCAGCGGCCTGATGG GAGACCTGAAGGTCGGGCTGCTGGATTTCCTCCTGTTCGGGAGCCTGATAGCCGCCGTGGACCCGGTGGCCGTCCTGGCTGTGTTCGAGGAGGTGCACGTCAACGAGGTCCTATTCATCATCGTCTTTGGGGAGTCACTGCTGAACGACGCCGTCACTGTG GTCCTCTACAACGTGTTCGAATCTTTCGTGACGCTGGGTGGTGACAAGGTGACTGGTGTGGATTGCGTGAAAGGCATAG TGTCCTTCTTCGTGGTGAGCCTGGGGGGCACGCTTGTGGGGGTCGTCTTCGCCTTCCTGCTGTCGCTGGTGACCCGCTTCACCAAGCACGTGCGCATCATCGAGCCCGGCTTCGTCTTCGTCATCTCCTACCTGTCCTACCTCACCTCCGAGATGCTGTCACTGTCGGCCATCCTGGC CATCACCTTCTGCGGCATCTGCTGTCAGAAGTACGTGAAGGCCAACATCTCGGAACAGTCAGCCACCACCGTGCGCTACACCATGAAGATGCTGGCCAGTGGGGCAGAGACCATCATCTTCATGTTCCTGGGCATCTCAGCCGTGAACCCCGGCATCTGGAAGTGGAACACGGCCTTTGTGCTCCTGACACTGGTCTTCATCTCCGTGTACCGGGCCATTG GTGTGGTCCTGCAGACCTGGGTCCTGAACCGGTACCGGATGGTGCAGCTGGAAATCATAGACCAGGTGGTCATGTCCTACGGCGGCCTGCGCGGGGCCGTGGCCTTCGCTCTGGTCGTCCTTCTGGACGAGCGGAAGGTGAAGGAGCGGAACCTCTTCGTCAGCACCACCATCATCGTGGTCTTCTTCACGGTCGTCTTCCAG GGCCTGACCATCAAGCCCCTGGTGCAGTGGCTGAAGGTGAAAAGGAGCCAGCACCGGGAGCCCAAACTCAATGAGAAGCTGCATGGCCGG GCTTTCGACCACATCCTCTCTGCCATCGAGGATATATCAGGGCAAATTGGACACAACTATCTCAGAGATAA GTGGTCCAATTTCGATAGGAAATTCCTTAGCAAAATCCTTATGAGAAGGTCGGCACAGAAGTCACGAGATCGGATTCTGAATGTTTTCCACGAACTCAACTTGAAAGATGCCATTAGCTATGTGGCTGAG GGAGAACGCCGTGGGTCCCTGGCCTTCATCCGCTCCCCCAGCACTGACAACATGGTCAACGTGGACTTCAGCACACCGCGGCCCTCAACTGTGGAGGCCTCTGTCTCCTATCTCCT GAGGGAGAACGTCAGTGCCGTGTGCCTGGATATGCAGTCCctggagcagagaaggaggagcaTCCGTGACACAGAGGACATGGCCACTCACCACACGCTGCAGCAGTACCTGTACAAGCCCCGGCAGGAG tacaAGCATCTCTACAGTCGGCACGAGCTAACTCCCAACGAGGACGAGAAGCAGGACAAGGAGATCTTCCACAGGACCATGCGGAAGCGCCTGGAATCCTTCAAGTCGGCCAAGCTTGGGATCAATCAGAACAAGAAGGCAGCGAAGCTGTACAAGAGGGAACGTGCCCAGAAGCGG aGAAATAGCAGCATTCCCAATGGGAAACTGCCCATGGAGAGCCCCGTGCACAATTTCGCCATTAAGGAGAAAG ATTTGGAACTTTCAGACCCAGAGGAGGCCCCGGACTACGGTGCTGAAATGGGTGGAGGGATCGAGTTCCTGGCAAACGTCACACAGGACACCACGGCGACAGACTCCCCCTCAG GTGACACGGGCTCCGACGTGCCGCTGACCGGACGCTCGTCCCCTCCCGCCGCCGAGAAGCCCCCGCTCCCCGCGCGGTCCCAGTGGCCGCACGCCCcgagccccgcccctcccgccgaGGGCCCGCCCGCCGAGGCCCCGCCCGCCGAGGCCCCGCCCACAGCGCCCCCCGACCGcgagccgggggcggggccggagcgCCGTGGACTGCCGGGCGCGCACGCGCGCTCGGCGGCGGCGCGCCGCGTGCACAGCCGGCGCTCGTTCCAGCGGCCGCGCGCGCGCCGCCGCCCCGCGCTGCTCAAGCTCTCGTCCCTGCCGCCTTCGTGCCACGCGCCGCCGCACGCGCTGGAGCAGGAGGAGACGCCGCTGTGA
- the SLC9A3 gene encoding sodium/hydrogen exchanger 3 isoform X2, whose translation MSGRGAPGPRCGLLLALLLALGALPRVRGVEEQSGGASQGFQVVSFKWHHVKDPYIIALWILVASLAKIGFHLSHKVTSVVPESALLIVLGLVLGGIVWAADHIASFTLTPTVFFFYLLPPIVLDAGYFMPNRLFFGNLGTILLYAVVGTVWNAATTGLSLYGVFLSGLMGDLKVGLLDFLLFGSLIAAVDPVAVLAVFEEVHVNEVLFIIVFGESLLNDAVTVVLYNVFESFVTLGGDKVTGVDCVKGIVSFFVVSLGGTLVGVVFAFLLSLVTRFTKHVRIIEPGFVFVISYLSYLTSEMLSLSAILAITFCGICCQKYVKANISEQSATTVRYTMKMLASGAETIIFMFLGISAVNPGIWKWNTAFVLLTLVFISVYRAIGVVLQTWVLNRYRMVQLEIIDQVVMSYGGLRGAVAFALVVLLDERKVKERNLFVSTTIIVVFFTVVFQGLTIKPLVQWLKVKRSQHREPKLNEKLHGRAFDHILSAIEDISGQIGHNYLRDKWSNFDRKFLSKILMRRSAQKSRDRILNVFHELNLKDAISYVAEGERRGSLAFIRSPSTDNMVNVDFSTPRPSTVEASVSYLLRENVSAVCLDMQSLEQRRRSIRDTEDMATHHTLQQYLYKPRQEYKHLYSRHELTPNEDEKQDKEIFHRTMRKRLESFKSAKLGINQNKKAAKLYKRERAQKRRNSSIPNGKLPMESPVHNFAIKEKDLELSDPEEAPDYGAEMGGGIEFLANVTQDTTATDSPSGIDNPVFSPDEDPSALSRVPPWLSPGETVVPSQRARVQIPCSPGNFHRLAPFRLSSKSVDSFLQADTPEEQPRTTLPESTHM comes from the exons gcTTCCACCTGTCACACAAGGTCACCAGCGTCGTCCCCGAGAGTGCACTGCTCATCGTGCTGGGCCTGGTGCTGGGCGGCATCGTCTGGGCGGCCGACCACATCGCCTCCTTCACACTCACCCCCACTGTCTTCTTCTTCTACCTGCTGCCCCCCATCGTGCTGGACGCCGGCTACTTCATGCCCAACCGGCTCTTCTTTGGCAACCTGGGCACCATCCTCCTGTACGCCGTCGTGGGCACCGTGTGGAATGCGGCCACCACCGGGCTGTCCCTCTACGGCGTCTTCCTCAGCGGCCTGATGG GAGACCTGAAGGTCGGGCTGCTGGATTTCCTCCTGTTCGGGAGCCTGATAGCCGCCGTGGACCCGGTGGCCGTCCTGGCTGTGTTCGAGGAGGTGCACGTCAACGAGGTCCTATTCATCATCGTCTTTGGGGAGTCACTGCTGAACGACGCCGTCACTGTG GTCCTCTACAACGTGTTCGAATCTTTCGTGACGCTGGGTGGTGACAAGGTGACTGGTGTGGATTGCGTGAAAGGCATAG TGTCCTTCTTCGTGGTGAGCCTGGGGGGCACGCTTGTGGGGGTCGTCTTCGCCTTCCTGCTGTCGCTGGTGACCCGCTTCACCAAGCACGTGCGCATCATCGAGCCCGGCTTCGTCTTCGTCATCTCCTACCTGTCCTACCTCACCTCCGAGATGCTGTCACTGTCGGCCATCCTGGC CATCACCTTCTGCGGCATCTGCTGTCAGAAGTACGTGAAGGCCAACATCTCGGAACAGTCAGCCACCACCGTGCGCTACACCATGAAGATGCTGGCCAGTGGGGCAGAGACCATCATCTTCATGTTCCTGGGCATCTCAGCCGTGAACCCCGGCATCTGGAAGTGGAACACGGCCTTTGTGCTCCTGACACTGGTCTTCATCTCCGTGTACCGGGCCATTG GTGTGGTCCTGCAGACCTGGGTCCTGAACCGGTACCGGATGGTGCAGCTGGAAATCATAGACCAGGTGGTCATGTCCTACGGCGGCCTGCGCGGGGCCGTGGCCTTCGCTCTGGTCGTCCTTCTGGACGAGCGGAAGGTGAAGGAGCGGAACCTCTTCGTCAGCACCACCATCATCGTGGTCTTCTTCACGGTCGTCTTCCAG GGCCTGACCATCAAGCCCCTGGTGCAGTGGCTGAAGGTGAAAAGGAGCCAGCACCGGGAGCCCAAACTCAATGAGAAGCTGCATGGCCGG GCTTTCGACCACATCCTCTCTGCCATCGAGGATATATCAGGGCAAATTGGACACAACTATCTCAGAGATAA GTGGTCCAATTTCGATAGGAAATTCCTTAGCAAAATCCTTATGAGAAGGTCGGCACAGAAGTCACGAGATCGGATTCTGAATGTTTTCCACGAACTCAACTTGAAAGATGCCATTAGCTATGTGGCTGAG GGAGAACGCCGTGGGTCCCTGGCCTTCATCCGCTCCCCCAGCACTGACAACATGGTCAACGTGGACTTCAGCACACCGCGGCCCTCAACTGTGGAGGCCTCTGTCTCCTATCTCCT GAGGGAGAACGTCAGTGCCGTGTGCCTGGATATGCAGTCCctggagcagagaaggaggagcaTCCGTGACACAGAGGACATGGCCACTCACCACACGCTGCAGCAGTACCTGTACAAGCCCCGGCAGGAG tacaAGCATCTCTACAGTCGGCACGAGCTAACTCCCAACGAGGACGAGAAGCAGGACAAGGAGATCTTCCACAGGACCATGCGGAAGCGCCTGGAATCCTTCAAGTCGGCCAAGCTTGGGATCAATCAGAACAAGAAGGCAGCGAAGCTGTACAAGAGGGAACGTGCCCAGAAGCGG aGAAATAGCAGCATTCCCAATGGGAAACTGCCCATGGAGAGCCCCGTGCACAATTTCGCCATTAAGGAGAAAG ATTTGGAACTTTCAGACCCAGAGGAGGCCCCGGACTACGGTGCTGAAATGGGTGGAGGGATCGAGTTCCTGGCAAACGTCACACAGGACACCACGGCGACAGACTCCCCCTCAG GGATTGACAACCCCGTGTTCTCCCCGGATGAGGACCCGAGCGCCCTCTCCAGGGTGCCACCCTGGCTGTCGCCAGGGGAGACTGTGGTGCCCTCCCAGAGGGCCCGTGTGCAGATCCCCTGCTCGCCGGGCAACTTCCACCGCCTGGCACCCTTCCGCCTCAGCAGCAAGTCCGTGGACTCCTTTCTGCAGGCCGACACCCCCGAGGAGCAGCCCCGCACGACCCTCCCCGAGTCCACGCACAT GTGA